Below is a genomic region from Microbacterium sp. KUDC0406.
GGCCAGGGCGCCGGCGGCGATCTGCCCCCGCGTCTCACAGCGGGGAGATCATCGGGGAGCCGATCACCATCCGGGAGCGCAAGGTCAACGGCAAGGCGCTCGCGATACGCGTGGCCACGCTGCTCGATGAGCTGCACCTGCCGCTCGGCGCCGCCAACAAGTTCCCGTACGAGCTCAGCGCCGGCATGCGGCAGCGCGTGGCGATCGCCCGTGCGCTGGTGATGGAGCCGCGCGTGCTCATCGCCGACGAACCGCTCGCCAATCTCGACCCGGAGGTGCGGCCGGCGGTCTTCGACGCGATCACGCGGCGTCGTGAGGAGCGCGGCATGGCTGCCCTGATGGTCACCAACGACGCGGACTTCATCCGCGAGCTGAATGCGGCCTCGCTGATGCTGCGCGGGGGCCACGTCGTGGCCCGCGGGGTCGGCAAGGACCTCATCTGGGTGCCGAACGCCGAGGCGGACTCGCAGCGCTGACTGCGGCACGCCCGGGCCGATGGCGGAGTTCTTGAGCACCTCCGGAGTTTGCTAAGCTTGTCGAGTTGCCCGCTCGCGGGAGACGCGCCAGAGATGATCCCCTGTAGCTCAACTGGCAGAGCAGCCGGCTGTTAACCGGCAGGTTGTTGGTTCGAGTCCAACCGGGGGAGCCAACGGGGCCCGGAATCATTGATCATGATTCCGGGCCTTTCTCCGTCTCTGGCGAGCCCCCGTCGTCCCAGGCGCAGAAAGCCGCCTCAGCCGCCGGCGATCGTGTACCAGATGCCGTAGATTCCGGCGACCGTCATCAGGCCTGTGGTGAACCATCCGAGGGTGGCCGCGAGTCTTCCGTTGCGATAGCGGCCCATGATGCTGCGGTCGCGGGCGATGAGCATGATGATGATGAGGAAGGGCCCGGCGGCGATGCCGTTGACGATGGCGCTGAGGACGAGCAGCCCGATGGGGTCGGTCGAGACGACGGCCAGAATCGTGCCGCCTACCATCCCTGCGCCGAGAAGAATGTAGAAGAGGGGCGCTCTGCGCGGACTGCGGTCAAGACCCCAGTTCCTGTTCAAGAGCGCAGAGAGGCCTGCCGCGCCGGCGGCGGCCAGGACAGGGACCGCGAGCATCCCGGACCCGATGAAGCCGAGTGCGAACAGGACGCCGGCCCAACTGCCGGCGATCGGCTCGAGCGCCTTGGCTGCTTCGGCCGCGCTCGACACCGTCGCGTGGTGGGCACCGAGGGTCGCGGCGCTGGACGCGATGATGGCGAACATGATGAGGACGCTGAAGATCATTCCCGTGAACACATCGAGGCGGCTCTTCCGGAGCTGGCGGCGGGCCTGCGGTCTCGTGTCGCCTTTCAGATCGCTCGTGTCCTTGTGATCATCGCGGATCTCCTCGACGCGCTGGGCGGACTGCCAGAAGAACATGTAGGGAGAGATCGTGGTGCCCAGGACGCCGACGGCGAGGCCGAGGTAGGCGGGCGTCGGAGAGAACTGCATCCCGACGAGACCGCGGCCGACGTCGGCCCAGTCGACGTCGGTGGCGAACAGCACGCCGACGTAGACGAGCAGAACGAGGCACAGCCATTTGAAGATCCTGCCGATGAGCTCGAAAGAGCCGAGCATCACGGTCAGGAGGATCGCGGTGCCCGCGATCGTGCTCCAGATCCATGCGCGGCCGGCGTGCAGGAGCTCGGCGCCCTGACCGATGGCGTTGAGGTCCGCGGCGAGGTTGAGCGTGTTCGCTGCGATCAGCGCGACGATCAGGACGCCGATCACAATGCCGACGCCTCGGCTGAACTTCCGGCGGATGAGCTTCCCGAGGCTGTCCCCGGTCGCCAGCGTCACGCGGTCGCAGGTCTCCTGCACGGCCATCATCAGCGGGAGCGACAGCGGCACGGTCCAGAGCAGGCCGTTGCCGAAGGCCGCTCCGGCCTGAGAGTACGTCGCGACGCCAGAGGGGTCGTCATCCGCTGCGCCGGTCACGAGACCGGGGCCGAGCACCTTGAAGAAGCGGACGACGAGGTTCTGCTTCTGCGGGGTGCCGCCTCCGTGGTTGTTGCCGTGCTGCCTCCGCACGGAGCCTTCGTCGCTCGTTCCCTTCGGAGCGCCGTCCTCGTGCGACTGGGCGGAATGAGGGCTCATCGTCGGCTCCTGTCGTCTCTGCCGCCCATCGTGGCAAGACGCGAGAACACCGGGCAGGGGCTTGCGCACAGGGCGCGGAGCGGACTAGGTCGCGGCGGCTTCGCCGAGTGAGCCGGCCGGCGTCTGCGACGACATCCGCCTCAGGCCTCGAGGTCGTCGACGCCCGGCATCCAGCTGTTGCCTGGGCGGCCCCAGCCGCGCTTGCGGGCGATCTTCTGCACGGTCTTCCAGTCGCCGTCCGAGAGACGATCGACGTAGAGGATGCCGTCGAGATGATCGAACTCATGCTGCATGATGCGCGCGCGCCAGCCGTCCACCTCGATGCGCACCGGCGCGCCGTCCAGGTCGGTGCCGGTGACCAGCACCCGGTCGGACCGGCGCAGCGGGAACCGTTCGCCGGGGAACGACAGGCATCCCTCCGACTCGAGGTCGGGGTCGGGGGAGCCCGGCTCGGGCGGCGTCATCCAGAGCACCGGATTCAGGATCGCACCCCGCCAGGGCCGTTCGTCGTCGTCGACGTAGGAGTACGTGTAGATGCGCAGAGCCACGCCGACCTGCGGTGCCGCAAGGCCCACACCCGGGGCGATGTCCATGGTCTCGAACATGTCCGCGACAAGGGTGCGGATCTCGTCGGTGACCTCGCCGACCTCGTCCGCGCGTGCGTGCAGAACCGGGTCGCCCATGATGCGGATCGGAAGAACAGTCACGCCACAACCCTACTGTGCACCGGGTTCGCGAACCGCGGCCGGTACAGTCGTACGTGTGAATGGAGCGGGGATGGCGGGGGAAGTCACGGACCAGCTGGTCGGGGTGTTCCAGAACCCCGGGCTGCTGATGGGCATCCCTCTCGCACTGGCAGGCGCCGTGTTCATGTCTCTGGGCGCGCAGTATCAGCACCGCGGCGTGGAGAAGGTCGAGCGGATCACCGGCACCCAGGGCGCCACAGGACTCTCGATGACCCAGCTCAAGGGACTGCTCACCCGTCCCTCCTGGCTGATCGGCACGCTCATGCTGGGGCTGGCCGTGGTCTGCCAGCTGGCGGCTCTCGCCGTCGCGCCGCTGATCGTGGTGCAGCCGCTCGGCGCGATCGCGCTGGTCATCACGACCCTGCTGAACGCCCGAGTCTCGGGCCAGTCGCCGACGCGTCAGTCGCTCACCGCGATCATCGCCTGCGTGGGCGGCATCTTCCTCTTCGTCACGCTCGCGGCGATCTACGCCACCGAACGCGGGATCACCGAGCGCGACCTGTTCGTGATCCTGGCGATCCTGCTGGTCGTCATCATCCTGCTGTTCGTCTGCTGGCTGGTGCTGCGCCATCGGATGCGAGCGCTGTTCTACGTGACCGGTGCCGGCATCCTGTACGGCTTCGTCGCCACTCTGGCGAAGGCCGTGATCAGCCGCATCCAGGCCGGCGAGTTCGACTGGGTGACCCTGGTCTGCGTGATCGCGCTGGTCGCTGCGGCGGTGGCGGGCGGGTACTTCGTCCAGACCGCGTACGCGTCGGGCCCGCCCGACCTCGTGATCGCCGGCCTCACGGTGATCGACCCGATCGTGGCCGTGCTGATCGGCATCCTGGTGCTCGGCGAGGCCGATGCCGCTCCGCTGTGGGTGCAGATCGGGTTCGGCGTCGCCGGCGGCATCGCCGTCTGGGGGGTGTTCGGGCTCGCCCGGTACCACCCGCAGATGATCAGCGAGAGCCAGGAGCACGGCATCACGCGGGGGAGCCACGGCCCTTCGACGGACTCCGGGCCGCAGGGCCCCGCTCAGTAGTCGCGGTCGATGAGGTCGGGCGAGACCTCGGACGCCGCCGCCTCGTCGACGAAGAACACCGTGCGGCGGCGTCCCTTCGCGCCGGCGGCCGGCACACTCGCATAGCTCGCGCCGGCCAGCGCCAGCCCGAGCGCTGAGGCCTTGTCGGCGCCGGTGAGCACCAGCCACACGCGCTTCGACGCATTGATCACCGGGCGGGTCAGCGTGATGCGCTCGGGCGGGGGCTTGGGCGAGTCCCGCACCGGAAGCACCGTCGGCATCCGTCACGGTCACCTCGGGACGATCCGGGAACAACGATGCGATGTGGCCGTCGGGGCCGACGCCGAGGAAGCACACCGCGAACGACGGCCAGGGCCGGTCATCCGTGCCGAACCGCGCGAGCTCGGCGGCGTAGTCCGCCGCAGCCTCGTCGAGGCTCATCTCACCGGGTTCGGCCGCCTCGTGCACGTTCTCTTCCGGGACCGGGATGCGGTCGAGCAGGGCGCGACGGGACTGCAGTGAGTTGCGATCCGCGTCATCGCGTGCGACGAAGCGCTCATCGCCCCACCAGAAGTGCACCAGCGACCAGTCGATCTTCGTGGCACGAGGGTGCTCGGCGACTGCAGCCAGCACAGCACCGCCCATCGAACCGCCGGTGAGGCAGATGTGGGCGGTGCGTCCGTCCTTGGTGCGGGCGCGCACCCTGGTCACGAACCGGTCTGCGACCCGGGCGGCCAGCTCAGCCGGAGTGGGTTCGACGACGACCGTCTTGACCGCGCGCGCCTGCTCCATCGTCATGCTCCCGTTTCCGGCGGCCCCAGCCGCTCCCAGCCATCGGTGATGACTCGACCGTACAGCACGTCCGCATCCAGCCTGCGCAACTCCTCGGCCAGACACTCGCGCAGCGTACGGCGCGGCAGGTGCAGTTCGTGATCGGGCTGACCGGGCTGGGTGAGCACGGCCACGCCGGGCGACGGGCGCTCCAGCAGGATGTCGCCGGAGGCGCGGTGCAGGCGCACCGACTTGATGCCCTCCTGCCAGTGCTGCGGGTCCTCGTACGACCAGCGCACCGGCACATCGAGGGCCATCTGCAGCCAGGCGGCGAGAAGGGCGGTCGACGGCGATGCGGCGGCGCCGCGCACCTCGACGCCCGTGACCGTCTCGAACGGCGGCTGGTCCAGCACAGCGGCGAGCTGCTCGCGCCAGTGGGTCAGACGCGTCCAGGCGAGATCTGTGTCGCCGGGCGCGTGCGTGCGACCCAGCAGGGCGAGCCGATCGCGCACGTCGGGCGAGGTGGCGGCGTCGGTGATGCGACGCTGCGCGATACGGCCCAGCGGTGACGCCGGCGGCATCCGTCGGCGCCTCGTCGGGCCACCAGGCCACGACCGGGGCATCGGGCAGCAGCAGGCCGGTGACGAGGCTCTCCGCGTTGCTCGAGGCCTCGCCGAAGGCGCGCAGCACGACGACCTCGCTGGCTCCGGCGTCGCCCCCGACGCGGATCTGCGCGTCCAGGCGCGAAGGTCCGTCGCCGATCGTGAGAACGATCACCCGCATGGGATGCTCGCGGGAGGCGTCGTTCGCCGCGTCGATCGCGTCCTCCGCCACGCCGTTGCGAGCGGCGATGACGAGCGTGAGCACGCGTCCGAGGGCGACGGCGCCGCCCTCCTCGCGCACCCGGACCAGCTGCTTGGCGATCTGGCTGACGGTGGTGTCGGGCAGGTCGATGATCACGGTCGTCTCCAGACTCGTCCGTCGCGGGCCAGCAGGGCGTCGGCGGATGCCGGGCCCCAGGAGCCGGGAGCGTACTGCTCGAGCGGGCCCCCCTTCGCAGCCCAGTACTCCTCGATCGGATCGAGGATCTTCCAGGAGAGCTCGACCTCCTCGTGGCGGGGGAACAGCGGCGGGTCGCCGAGGAGCACGTCGAGGATGAGGCGCTCATACGCCTCAGGGCTCGCCTCGGTGAAGGCATGCCCGTAGCCGAAGTCCATCGTCACGTCGCGCACCTGCGTGCCGGCTCCCGGCACCTTCGAGCCGAACCGGATCGTGACGCCCTCGTCGGGCTGCACCCGGATGACCAGCGCGTTCTGCCCGAGCTCCGACGTGCGCCCGAGCAGATGCTGCGGGGCGCGCTTGAAGACGACGGCGATCTCGGTGACGCGGCGGCCGAGACGCTTGCCGGTGCGCAGGTAGAAGGGCACACCGGCCCAGCGCCGGTTCGCGATCTCGAGCTTGACGGCCGCGTAGGTCTCGGTGGTGGAACGGGGGTCCATCCCGTCCTCCTCGAGGAAGCCGTTCACCTTCTCGCCGCCCTGCCATCCGCCGGCGTACTGCCCGCGTGCGGTGGCGAGGGACAGATCTGCGGGCAGCTGGACGGCCTCGAGCACCTTCTCCTTCTCGGAGCGGAGGTGCTCGGCGGACAGGCTGATCGGCTCCTCCATCGCGGTGAGCGCGAGCAGCTGCAGCAGGTGGTTCTGGATCACGTCGCGCGCCGCACCGATGCCGTCGTAGTAGCCGGCACGCCCGCCCACTCCGATGTCCTCGGCCATCGTGATCTGCACGTGGTCGATGTGGTTGCGGTTCCAGATCGGCTCGTACAGCTCGTTCGCGAAGCGCAGAGCGAGGATGTTCTGCACCGTCTCCTTGCCGAGGTAGTGGTCGATCCGGAAGATCGAGTCCGCCGGGAAGGCCACCTCGAGGGCCCTGTTCAACGCTCTGGCCGATTCCAGATCGTCGCCGAACGGCTTCTCGATCACCACGCGCCGCCAGCACTGGTCATCGTCGCCCGCGTCGCCGACCAGGCCGGAGTCCTTCAGCTGACGGGCGACCGTCGGGAAGTCCTTCGGCGGGATCGATAGGTAGTAGGCGTGGTTGCCCATCGTGCCGCGTTCGACGTCGAGCTTCTCGACGGTCTCGCGCAGCCGGCGGAAGGACTCCGGGTCGTCGAACGTGCCCTGCACGAACCGGATGCCCTGCAGCAGCTGCTGCCAGGTCTCCTCGCGGAACGGCGTGCGGGCGTGCTGCTTGACGGCCTCGTAGACCACCTGCGCGAAGTCCTGGTCCTCCCAGTCGCGGCGCGCGAAGCCGACCAGGGCGAAGCCCGGAGGAAGCAGCCCCGGTTGGCGAGGTCGTACACGGCGGGCATGAGCTTCTTGCGGGACAGATCGCCGGTGACTCCGAAGATCACGAGGGCGCTGGGCCCTGCGATCCGGTTCAGGCGGCGGTCGTCGGGATCGCGCAGCGGATTGTGCCCGCGCGAGATGGGTACTGTCATCGGTTGGGTGCCTCGATCGGTGTCACGGTGTCGGGGGAATCACTGAGCGGCTTCGAACAACGCCATCACGTCGGCGGACGCATCGGCGATCGTGAGGGTCACGACCGGCCGGCCGTGCTCTGCGAGCACCGCAGCGTCACCGGCGGCCTGAGCCTCGATGAGCTGGCCGAACGTGAACGGACGGTCGGGGATCTCCAGGTCCACGTCGGTGCGCTCCAGGATCTGCACGAACACACCCTGGGCGGGACCGCCCTTGTGGTACTGCCCCGTGGAGTGCAGGAATCTCGGTCCCCACCCGAACGTCGCGGGACGTCCGGAGTCGGCGGCGACCATCTCGCGCAGACCCTGCAGCTGCGGCAGGTCGAGACGGTCGACGTAGGCCTGCACGGCGACGTAACCGTCGGCGGGCAGTTCGGCCCACAGGGCGTCCAGGACGCCCTCGATCGTGCCGGAAGCGGCCAGAGCGGGGTCCGAGACCCGCACTTCGATGCCGTCCTGGACGAACGCCGCTGGCGCCGGCTCCGGCCGCGCGTCGAGCAGGCCGCGCGCAGCGACCTTGGCCGACTCTACGTCGGGCTGGTCGAAGGGGTTGATACCCAGCAGCCGGCCGACGATCGCGGTGGCGTACTCCCAGACGACGAACTGCGCGCCGAGCGTGCCGCTGACGAGGATCTCGCCCGGGTGGCGCTCGTGCAGGTGGAACTCGTCGGCGTCGTCGACCAGACGCAGCAGCTGCAGATCGGCGGGCGTGCTCTCGACCTCGGGCGAGACGGGGAGCAGCACGACGGGAAGGACGCCGGTGCCCTCCTTGCCGGTGGACTCCGCGATGAGCTGCTCGATCCAGTCCGGCAGGCCGACGATGTGCGTGCCGTCGGTGATCAGGCCCAGCTTGTCGCGGCGCGGGTCGGCGCCGGCGATCGCCGCGGCCAGCCGCAGCGCAGGATTGTCCGCCGTGTCGACGGCGACCTCCAGGAGCGAGGCCTCGGCCTCGTCGAGCAGCTCGGAGACATCGGCGCCGGCCAGCCCGGAGGGCACCAGGCCGAACGCGGTGAGCGCGGAGTAGCGGCCGCCCACGTTCGGGTCGGCGTTGAACACGCGGTAGCCGGCCTCGCGCGCCGAGGCGTCCAGCGGAGAGCCGGGGTCGGTGACGACGATGATGCGCTCGGCCGGGTCGATGCCGATGTCGCGGAACGCGGCCTCGAAGGTGCGGCGCTGCGAGTCGGTCTCGACCGTGGAGCCCGACTTCGACGACACCACGAGCGCGGTGCGTGCGAGGTCGTCGTCGAGTGCGGCCAGCACCTGCCCCGGTGCCGTGGAGTCGAGGATGGTCAGCGGCACGCCCGCGGTCTGCGTGATGACCTCGGGCGCCAGCGAAGAACCGCCCATGCCCGCGAGCACGAAGCGATCGACGCCGTTCGCGGTGAGCTGTTCGCGCAGCGCGGTGATCTCGACGACCAGCGGGCGCGAGACCGACACGGCCTCCAGCCAGCCGAGGCGGATCGAGGCCTCGGCCTCGGCCTCCGGTCCCCACATCGTGGCGTCGCCACTGGTGAGGCGGGTGGCGACGAGCTCGGCGACGAGCCGCGGCACCGTGTTCTCGACCGCGGCGGCCGCCGCGCCCGAGACATGGACGGTGACGCTCATCGGGCGGCCTCGAGCCCCTTGGCCACCTGGGTGAGCAGGTCGTGCCACGAGTCGATGAACTTCGCGACGCCCTCGTCCTCGAGCACCTGGGTGACATCGTCGAAGTCGACGCCGGCGGCCTTCAGGCCCGCGAACACCTCGCGGGACGCGTCGTACGTCGAGGTCACGCTGTCACCGGTGACGACACCGTGGTCGAAGGTGGCCTCCAGGGTCTTCTCGGGCATCGTGTTCACCACGCCGGGAGCGACCAGCTCGGTCACGTACAGCGTGTCGGGCAGCGCCGGGTCCTTGACGCCGGTCGACGCCCACAGCGGACGCTGCGGTGTGGCACCGGCATCCAGCAGCGCCTTGGCGCGGTCCTCCGCGAAGGTCTTCTCGTACAGCTCGTAGGCGAGGCGGGCGTTGGCGAGACCGGCCTTGCTCTTCAGCGCCGCGGCCTCTTCGGTGCCGATCGCCGAGAGGCGCTTGTCGGTCTCCGTGTCGACGCGGGACACGAAGAAGGAGGCGACCGAGTGGATGCCGGACAGATCGATGCCCGCCTCCTTCGCGGTCTCCAGGCCGGTCAGGTAGGCGTCGATCACCTCGGCGTAGCGCTCGAGGCTGAAAATCAGCGTGACGTTCACGCTGATGCCGGCGCCGATCGCCGCGGCGATGGCCGGCAGGCCGGCCTTGGTCGCGGGGATCTTGACGAGGAGGTTCGGCCGGTCGACGCGCGCCCAGAGGTCCTTGGCCTGAGCGATCGTGCCGTCGGTGTCGTGTGCGAGGTCGGGGAGACCTCGATCGAGACGCGCCCGTCCACGTGCGAGGTCGCGTCGTACACCGGCCGGAACACGTCCAGCGCGTCGCGCACGTCCTGCGTGGTCGCCGCGAACACGGCGTCGACGGCGGATGCCCCGGACGCCGCGAGCTCGGCCACCTGCGCGTCGTACGAGGTGTCGTCAGGATTGGTCATCGAGTTCGCGAAGATCGTCGGGTTGGTGGTGACGCCGACGACGTTGCGGGTGTCGATGAGCTGCTGCAGGTTGCCGGACTGGATACGGGTGCGGGACAGGTCGTCGAGCCAGATGCTGACGCCGGCGGCCGAGAGGTCTGCGGTGGGGGTGCTCATGCGTTCTCCTTGATGCTCTCGCGCGCCGCCTCGACGACGGCTTCGGCGGTGATGCCGAACTTCTGGAACAGGGTCTTGTAGTCGGCGGATGCGCCGAAGTGGTCGATGCCGACGGAACGGCCGCGGTCGCCGACGATGCCGCGCCAGCTCAGCACGGAACCGGCCTCGACCGAGACGCGTGCGGTCACGGATCCGGGCAGCACGCTCTCGCGGTAGGCCTCGTCCTGCTCGGCGAACCACTCCAGCGACGGGGCGGACACGACGCGGGCGTTCACGCCCTCGGCGGCGAGGGTCTCGCGGGCGGCGACCGCCAACTGCACCTCGGAGCCCGTGCCGATGAGGATGACGTCGGGGGTGCCGTTCGGAGCCTCCGCGAGCACGTAAGCGCCCTTCGCGGTGTTCGCCGCGGAGGCGAACTCGTCGCCGGAGGCCGCCCCGGCGCCCCGGGCGAAGTTCGGCACGTTCTGACGGGTCAGGGCGAGGCCTGTGGGTCCGCCGCGCCTGCCGAGAATCTCGAGCCACGCCGCCGCGGTCTCGTTCCCGTCCGCAGGGCGGACGATCGTCATGTTCGGGATCGCACGCAACGCCGCGAGCTGCTCGATCGGCTGGTGTGTCGGACCGTCCTCGCCGAGGGCGACCGAGTCATGCGTCCAGACGAACACGCTCGGCACGTTCATCAGTGCGGCCAGGCGCACGGCGGGGCGCATGTAGTCGCTGAAGATGAGGAAGGTGCCGCCGAAGGGACGGGTCGGGCCGTGCAGCACGATGCCGTTCAGGATGGCGCCCATCGCGTGCTCGCGGATGCCGAAGTGCAGCACGCGGCCGTACGGGCTTCCCTTCCATTCATGCGTGGACCACTCCGCCGGGATGAACGACGCGGCATCGGCGATGGTGGTGTTGTTCGAGCCCGCCAGGTCGGCGGAGCCGCCCCACAGCTCGGGGAGCTTCGGCGAGAGAGCGTTGATGACCTTGCCGGATGCCGCGCGGGTGGACACCTCGGTGCCGGCCTCGAACACCGGCAGCGCCTCCGCGACGCCCTCGGGCAGTGCGTGCGCCTCGAGGCGGTCGAGCAGGGACTTGCGCTCGGGGTTGGCGGCTGCCCAGGCGTCGAACGACGACTGCCAAGCGGCGCGGTCCTCGGCCGCGCGGGCGCCCAGTTCGCGGGTGTGGGCGATGACGGCGTCCTCGACGACGAACGCCTTCTCGGGGTCGAAGCCGAGCACGACCTTGGTGGCCGCGACCTCGTCCGCGCCCAGCGCGTTGCCGTGCACGGCCTCGGTTCCCGACTTGTTCGGGGCCGGCCAGCCGATGATGGTCTTCAGGATGATCAGCGTGGGCTTGCCGGTCTCGGCCTTGCCCTGCTCGATCGCGTCGTCCAGCTCCTGCACGTCCTCGACGTACTGCCCGGTACGGCGCCAGTCGACCTCGAGCACCTGCCAGCCGTACGCCTCGTACCGCTGACGCACGTCCTCCGTGAACGCGACGTCTGTGTCGCCCTCGATCGAGATCTGGTTCGAGTCGTAGATGGCGATCAGGTTGCCGAGCTGCTGGTGCCCCGCGAGGGACGACGCCTCGCTGGTCACGCCCTCCTGCAGGTCGCCGTCTCCGGCGATCACGTAGACGTGGTGGTCGAAGGGGCTGGAACCGGCTGCGGCATCCGGATCGAACAGGCCGCGCTCGTAGCGCGAGGCGTACGCGAAGCCGACCGCGGAGGCGAGGCCCTGGCCGAGAGGGCCGGTCGTGACCTCCACGCCCTTCGTGTGCCCGTACTCCGGGTGACCGGGCGTCAGCGATCCCCAGGTGCGCAGCGATTCGAGATCCGACAGCTCGAGGCCGAACCCGCCCAGGTAGAGCTGGATGTACTGAGTGAGGGACGAGTGCCCGACCGAGAGGATGAAGCGGTCCCGCCCGATCCAGTGCGTGTCCGCCGGATCGTGGCGCATGACTCGCTGGTAGAGCAGGTAGGCCACGGGAGCGAGGCTCATCGCCGTGCCCGGGTGGCCGTTCCCCACCTTCTGCACGGCGTCCGCCGCCAGTACGCGTGCGGTGTCCACCGCTCGCCGGTCGAGATCGTTCCAGATGACTTCCGCCACGGTCATGCCCCTTCTGACAAGGAAAAAGGCGCCCGTCTTCCCTGCGCGATCCGCGTCGTCACGGAGGTGTGTGCACAGCGCCTGGGCGCGCGAGTGCTCCCCAGCATAGTGCGGTGAGGGGAGGGTGAAGCGGTTCGTTTCGGCGCCGACCGTCCGCGTTCGGTGCCGTAGACTCGGAGGTAACTGTCAGCATTCGCATGGAGGAGGCGATCGCGATCTCGACGACGTCGCAGACCGATGCCCGTACGCACTCGCTCGGTCAGAAGATCCGCGGCTATGTGGCGCTGACGAAACCCCGCGTGATGGAGCTCCTCCTGGTCTCCACGGTGCCGGTGATGATCCTCGCCGCCGGCGGGATGCCCGACCTCTGGCTCGTGCTCGCGACGGTGCTGGGTGGTGCCATGAGCGCCGGCTCCGGCGGCATCCTTCAACATGTACCTCGATCGCGACATCGACGTGCACATGAAGCGCACCGAGAACCGTCCGCTCGTGACCGGCGAGGTGTCGCCGCGCGGCGCACTGGTGTTCTCCTGGGTGCTCGCGGTCGTGTCGACCGCCTGGCTGTGGCTGACGACGAACTGGCTGGCGGCGGCGCTGTCCGCGACCGCGATCTTCTTCTACGTGGTCATCTACACGATGATCCTCAAGCGGCGCACCGAGCAGAACATCATCTGGGGCGGCATCGCCGGGTGCTTCCCGGTCGTCATCGGCTGGTCCGCGGTGACGGGCTCGCTCGCCTGGCCGCCGATCGTGCTGTTCGTGCTGGTCTTCCTGTGGACCCCGGCGCATTACTGGCCCCTGTCGATGAAGTACAAGGACGACTACGACGACGTCGACGTGCCGATGCTGGGAGTCACGCGCTCCCCGTCGCAGGTGGGCCTGCAGGTCATCCTGTACGCGTGGGCGACCGTCGCGTGCTCGCTGCTGCTCGTGCCCGTCGCAGGCATGGGCCTGGTGTACACGGTCTCGGCCCTGGTCTTCGGCGGCTGGTTCATCTACGAGTCGCACCGGCTGTACAACCGCGCCGTGCACCGCGACGAGCCGCGACCGATGCGTGTGTTCCACGCCTCGATCACGTACCTGACCCTGATCTTCCTCGCGGTGGCAGTCGATCCGCTGCTGCCGTTCTGACCGACGGATGACGAAGGGCCGGCCCCGAGCGGGGCCGGCCCTTTTCGCGTTCCGGATCAGCGGCCGGGTGCCCCGACGGGCTCGGCGGGGGAGTCCGCCTCGGCCGGATGCTCCGCCTCAGCGGCATCCTCGAGCGGGGCTGCTTCGTCGGCATCCGCCCCGGGCGCGGACGATGCCTCGTCCTGCGCAGCCCCGTCGACCGGCTCGCCGGCCTCGGCCTGCGGGCGGGGGAGGAGCGCCTTCGCGGCCGCGAGGGCCAGCGCCAGCAGCAGGCCGATCACTCCGCAACCCAGCACCACCGCGCCGAGCATCACCCAGCTCTGCCCGGCGTAC
It encodes:
- a CDS encoding ATP-binding cassette domain-containing protein; protein product: MATLLDELHLPLGAANKFPYELSAGMRQRVAIARALVMEPRVLIADEPLANLDPEVRPAVFDAITRRREERGMAALMVTNDADFIRELNAASLMLRGGHVVARGVGKDLIWVPNAEADSQR
- a CDS encoding Nramp family divalent metal transporter, which gives rise to MRKPLPGVLASCHDGRQRRQEPTMSPHSAQSHEDGAPKGTSDEGSVRRQHGNNHGGGTPQKQNLVVRFFKVLGPGLVTGAADDDPSGVATYSQAGAAFGNGLLWTVPLSLPLMMAVQETCDRVTLATGDSLGKLIRRKFSRGVGIVIGVLIVALIAANTLNLAADLNAIGQGAELLHAGRAWIWSTIAGTAILLTVMLGSFELIGRIFKWLCLVLLVYVGVLFATDVDWADVGRGLVGMQFSPTPAYLGLAVGVLGTTISPYMFFWQSAQRVEEIRDDHKDTSDLKGDTRPQARRQLRKSRLDVFTGMIFSVLIMFAIIASSAATLGAHHATVSSAAEAAKALEPIAGSWAGVLFALGFIGSGMLAVPVLAAAGAAGLSALLNRNWGLDRSPRRAPLFYILLGAGMVGGTILAVVSTDPIGLLVLSAIVNGIAAGPFLIIIMLIARDRSIMGRYRNGRLAATLGWFTTGLMTVAGIYGIWYTIAGG
- the def gene encoding peptide deformylase: MTVLPIRIMGDPVLHARADEVGEVTDEIRTLVADMFETMDIAPGVGLAAPQVGVALRIYTYSYVDDDERPWRGAILNPVLWMTPPEPGSPDPDLESEGCLSFPGERFPLRRSDRVLVTGTDLDGAPVRIEVDGWRARIMQHEFDHLDGILYVDRLSDGDWKTVQKIARKRGWGRPGNSWMPGVDDLEA
- a CDS encoding DMT family transporter — translated: MAGEVTDQLVGVFQNPGLLMGIPLALAGAVFMSLGAQYQHRGVEKVERITGTQGATGLSMTQLKGLLTRPSWLIGTLMLGLAVVCQLAALAVAPLIVVQPLGAIALVITTLLNARVSGQSPTRQSLTAIIACVGGIFLFVTLAAIYATERGITERDLFVILAILLVVIILLFVCWLVLRHRMRALFYVTGAGILYGFVATLAKAVISRIQAGEFDWVTLVCVIALVAAAVAGGYFVQTAYASGPPDLVIAGLTVIDPIVAVLIGILVLGEADAAPLWVQIGFGVAGGIAVWGVFGLARYHPQMISESQEHGITRGSHGPSTDSGPQGPAQ
- a CDS encoding glucose-6-phosphate isomerase, whose translation is MSVTVHVSGAAAAAVENTVPRLVAELVATRLTSGDATMWGPEAEAEASIRLGWLEAVSVSRPLVVEITALREQLTANGVDRFVLAGMGGSSLAPEVITQTAGVPLTILDSTAPGQVLAALDDDLARTALVVSSKSGSTVETDSQRRTFEAAFRDIGIDPAERIIVVTDPGSPLDASAREAGYRVFNADPNVGGRYSALTAFGLVPSGLAGADVSELLDEAEASLLEVAVDTADNPALRLAAAIAGADPRRDKLGLITDGTHIVGLPDWIEQLIAESTGKEGTGVLPVVLLPVSPEVESTPADLQLLRLVDDADEFHLHERHPGEILVSGTLGAQFVVWEYATAIVGRLLGINPFDQPDVESAKVAARGLLDARPEPAPAAFVQDGIEVRVSDPALAASGTIEGVLDALWAELPADGYVAVQAYVDRLDLPQLQGLREMVAADSGRPATFGWGPRFLHSTGQYHKGGPAQGVFVQILERTDVDLEIPDRPFTFGQLIEAQAAGDAAVLAEHGRPVVTLTIADASADVMALFEAAQ
- the tkt gene encoding transketolase produces the protein MTVAEVIWNDLDRRAVDTARVLAADAVQKVGNGHPGTAMSLAPVAYLLYQRVMRHDPADTHWIGRDRFILSVGHSSLTQYIQLYLGGFGLELSDLESLRTWGSLTPGHPEYGHTKGVEVTTGPLGQGLASAVGFAYASRYERGLFDPDAAAGSSPFDHHVYVIAGDGDLQEGVTSEASSLAGHQQLGNLIAIYDSNQISIEGDTDVAFTEDVRQRYEAYGWQVLEVDWRRTGQYVEDVQELDDAIEQGKAETGKPTLIILKTIIGWPAPNKSGTEAVHGNALGADEVAATKVVLGFDPEKAFVVEDAVIAHTRELGARAAEDRAAWQSSFDAWAAANPERKSLLDRLEAHALPEGVAEALPVFEAGTEVSTRAASGKVINALSPKLPELWGGSADLAGSNNTTIADAASFIPAEWSTHEWKGSPYGRVLHFGIREHAMGAILNGIVLHGPTRPFGGTFLIFSDYMRPAVRLAALMNVPSVFVWTHDSVALGEDGPTHQPIEQLAALRAIPNMTIVRPADGNETAAAWLEILGRRGGPTGLALTRQNVPNFARGAGAASGDEFASAANTAKGAYVLAEAPNGTPDVILIGTGSEVQLAVAARETLAAEGVNARVVSAPSLEWFAEQDEAYRESVLPGSVTARVSVEAGSVLSWRGIVGDRGRSVGIDHFGASADYKTLFQKFGITAEAVVEAARESIKENA